One genomic window of Gossypium hirsutum isolate 1008001.06 chromosome D11, Gossypium_hirsutum_v2.1, whole genome shotgun sequence includes the following:
- the LOC107912416 gene encoding protein HUA2-LIKE 3 isoform X1 produces MAPSRRKSASKAAAAAAARRQWKVGDLVLAKVKGFPAWPATVSEPEKWGYSSDWKKVMVYFFGTQQIAFCNPADVEAFTEEKKQSLLTKRQGKGADFVRAVQEIIDSYEKSKKRDQVDNYNSADGVTQANCGNSGDSSVSKDVTDTCEATEIALADARIDALHEKESVSEQPLDTLLVKEEPILTTYSSRKRSGSVRCQKSIGQQKASPVQRGRSSTRVESSRFQNFMMSSNDGRCVSNVSANVIQNGSQRRKKQIRKSTDASECDDVDLPVLMLNGRIDENGSDIATFDSDAGSFNDGSSMDCSCKPEHPGTVVECLEGDAELSNGLDFQIKALVIKRKRKPFRKLVNIDPAEPLAESDLSLGISNTRQNLQNTCDNLNERYSKDDGDEHLPLLKRARVRMGKLLAADEFVSSSRMEEKPISEGTVNLLHLQQMSPSSSDNDSPTERDSLLLKGALINVSPSKGDSEVQGSRLESLKVLRNQLGCLAGGEAALPPSKRLHRALEAMSANAADEDQAIAELSATMKTLDDESHDSLLSSHVTVEDKEANVLEEHGRDLIANSDSGMFFVSNSMPSDKFVESSVEPLVCCQPVKSPKNQKHVLDEDVFVEPMNHVSCNTHNSQCLDHSSPNPEKSQASFRSNCGSLYQKFTSNDDLDAEPAGMSNFGAENPDEQFNTSEHADMSSDPVTVTGKTCEVSPQDGSKSEPLKSQINDSSLVNSMHEVEEEFQPEMRQKTTSSLNLDDNSDKDVAGAQLSPCSADGVDSPARVSPSNASLCHVSTSDSASIVHSNGYCSPNVHLCPNKVLCVSNADDEAKADSVTFERPKSVSKCSTYTDAQAVLLSFENMLVILTRTKESIARATRIAIDCAKFGVSANKVVEIIARNLERESSLHKRVDLFFLVDSITQCSRGLKGDVGDIYPSAIQAALPRLLNAAAPPGPNAQENHRQCLKVLRLWLERRILPESVVRHHIRELDSLSVSSSGGVFSRRSARTERALDDPIRDMEGMLVDEYGSNSSFQLPGFCMPRMLNEEDEGSDSDGESFEAVTPEHYSGGPEEQEANPASEKRRHILEDVDGELEMEDVAPEIEMSSTSCATGINTAQTLQEHCDQHFPLPFAPPLPHDVHPSSPPLPSSPPPPPPPPPPLPPPIPRPISGPYTNNVDSTIHTSIQDRQDDLRSMVPPSVAPRIDSTVCTNTVQYNGADPRNPPVMQVSDCNTAFNSCPVPPVNNIQQPDGPNFHNAYPPQPLLPAPTNQFAYVNSAPHVNLMRDAPPPYTDRYSSLNFDGANYYHSHERMNLAPNEPRESWRYPPPPFSGPWYADNANSSYGHGHGSYGGPQCEPTRFPNEGWGFRPPPMDHRNFFPGRPPAEASCIWQPR; encoded by the exons ATGGCGCCCAGCCGAAGGAAAAGCGCCAGTAAGGCGGCTGCTGCGGCTGCCGCTCGCCGCCAATGGAAAGTCGGCGATCTTGTCCTCGCTAAAGTCAAAGGTTTCCCTGCTTGGCCTGCTACG GTAAGTGAGCCTGAGAAGTGGGGCTATTCATCTGATTGGAAGAAAGTTATGGTTTACTTTTTTGGAACACAGCAAAT AGCATTCTGTAATCCTGCTGATGTTGAAGCATTTACAGAAGAGAAGAAACAATCTCTTTTGACCAAACGTCAGGGGAAGGGTGCAGATTTTGTTCGTGCAGTCCAGGAAATTATTGACAGTTATGAGAAGTCAAAGAAGCGGGATCAAGTTGATAACTATAATTCTGCTGATGGAGTTACTCAGGCAAATTGTGGGAACTCAGGGGACTCATCTGTGTCAAAGGATGTGACTGACACTTGTGAGGCAACCGAGATTGCTCTAGCTGATGCAAGAATTGATGCTCTGCATGAAAAAGAATCAGTCTCGGAACAACCTTTAGATACATTACTGGTTAAAGAAGAACCTATTTTGACCACATACTCGTCAAGAAAAAGATCTGGAAGCGTACGATGTCAAAAATCTATTGGACAGCAGAAGGCATCACCGGTTCAAAGAGGTAGAAGCTCAACAAGGGTGGAATCCTCTAGATTCCAGAACTTTATGATGTCATCTAATGATGGTAGGTGTGTCTCTAATGTATCTGCAAATGTGATCCAGAATGGATCCCAAAGGAGGAAAAAACAAATCAGGAAGTCTACAGATGCATCTGAGTGCGATGATGTGGACTTACCTGTGTTAATGCTGAATGGTAGAATTGATGAAAATGGGTCTGATATTGCCACTTTTGATTCTGATGCGGGTAGTTTTAATGATGGCAGCTCTATGGATTGTAGTTGTAAACCTGAACACCCTGGGACTGTTGTTGAGTGTTTGGAGGGAGATGCTGAGTTGAGCAACGGGCTTGATTTCCAAATAAAGGCTCTCGTCATTAAGAGAAAAAGGAAACCATTTAGAAAGCTGGTGAACATTGATCCTGCTGAGCCTCTTGCAGAATCAGATCTGAGTTTAGGAATCAGTAATACGAGACAAAATTTGCAGAATACTTGTGATAATTTAAATGAGAGATATTCCAAAGATGATGGAGATGAGCACCTACCGTTGTTGAAAAGAGCAAGAGTTCGCATGGGCAAACTGTTAGCTGCCGATGAGTTTGTTAGTTCGTCACGAATGGAAGAAAAGCCTATTAGTGAAGGCACCGTCAATTTATTGCATTTGCAGCAGATGAGTCCATCAAGCAGTGACAATGATTCTCCTACTGAGAGAGACTCTTTGTTGTTGAAGGGTGCTTTGATTAATGTATCACCTTCAAAAGGTGACAGTGAAGTTCAAGGGAGTAGGCTGGAATCTTTGAAAGTTTTGAGAAATCAGTTAGGGTGTTTGGCAGGCGGTGAAGCTGCCTTGCCTCCATCTAAACGCCTCCATCGTGCTTTGGAAGCTATGTCAGCTAATGCTGCTGATGAAGATCAGGCAATTGCTGAACTTTCTGCAACCATGAAAACATTAGATGATGAAAGTCACGACTCTCTGTTGAGTTCTCATGTAACTGTTGAGGACAAAGAAGCTAACGTGTTGGAGGAACATGGCAGGGATTTGATTGCTAATAGTGATTCTGGCATGTTTTTCGTATCAAACTCGATGCCTTCAGATAAGTTTGTTGAATCTTCTGTGGAACCACTTGTTTGCTGTCAACCTGTGAAGAGTCCTAAGAATCAAAAGCATGTACTAGATGAGGATGTCTTTGTGGAGCCTATGAACCATGTTAGTTGTAATACTCATAACAGCCAATGTTTAGACCATTCATCCCCTAATCCTGAGAAAAGCCAAGCtagtttcagatctaattgtggTTCTTTATATCAAAAGTTCACTTCAAATGATGATTTGGATGCTGAACCTGCTGGCATGAGCAATTTCGGGGCTGAAAATCCTGATGAACAGTTTAATACTTCAGAACATGCTGACATGAGTTCTGATCCTGTCACTGTGACTGGGAAAACTTGTGAAGTTTCTCCTCAAGATGGCTCCAAAAGTGAGCCACTGAAGTCTCAAATTAATGACAGCAGCTTAGTCAACAGCAT GCATGAGGTTGAGGAAGAGTTTCAACCTGAAATGAGGCAGAAGACAACTTCTAGTTTGAATCTTGATGACAACTCAGACAAGGATGTTGCGGGTGCCCAGTTAAGTCCATGTTCAGCTGATGGAGTAGATTCTCCTGCGCGGGTCTCTCCTTCAAATGCCTCTCTTTGTCATGTTTCTACCTCAGATAGTGCTAGTATTGTTCATAGCAATGGGTATTGTAGTCCAAATGTCCATTTGTGTCCCAACAAAGTTTTATGTGTTTCAAATGCTGACGATGAAGCCAAAGCTGATTCTGTGACCTTTGAAAGACCAAAATCTGTCAGTAAGTGCAGTACTTACACTGATGCACAAGCTGTTCTGTTGTCTTttgaaaatatgcttgtgatctTAACGAGGACAAAGGAGAGCATTGCTCGTGCAACACGAATAGCAATTGATTGTGCCAAATTTGGTGTCTCTGCTAATAAG GTTGTGGAAATTATTGCTCGAAATTTGGAGAGGGAGTCAAGCTTACACAAAAGGGTGGATTTGTTCTTTCTTGTGGACTCCATTACTCAGTGCTCCCGGGGTTTGAAAg GTGATGTTGGTGATATCTACCCTTCAGCTATTCAAGCAGCACTTCCTCGTCTACTCAACGCTGCAGCTCCCCCTGGACCTAATGCACAGGAAAATCATCGGCAATGCTTGAAG GTTTTGAGACTTTGGTTGGAAAGAAGAATCCTTCCAGAATCTGTTGTTCGGCACCATATACGAGAACTTGATTCACTTAGTGTTTCATCTTCTGGTGGTGTCTTTTCTCGTCGTTCAGCTAGAACAGAGAGAGCTTTGGATGATCCTATTAGAGACATGGAGGGTATGCTTGTTGATGAGTATGGCAG CAATTCAAGTTTTCAGCTCCCCGGATTTTGCATGCCTCGAATGCTCAATGAGGAGGATGAGGGTAGTGATTCTGATGGAGAAAGTTTTGAGGCTGTCACTCCAGAGCACTATTCTGGAGGTCCTGAAGAACAAGAGGCAAACCCTGCAAGTGAAAAGCGCAGACATATTTTGGAAGATGTTGATGGTGAACTTGAAATGGAGGATGTTGCTCCTGAGATTGAAATGAGTTCAACTAGTTGTGCTACTGGAATCAATACTGCACAAACTTTGCAAGAGCATTGTGATCAGCATTTTCCATTGCCATTTGCCCCACCTTTACCTCACGATGTGCATCCGTCATCACCACCACTGCCATCATCTCCACCTCCGCCACCCCCTCCACCGCCTCCTCTTCCTCCACCCATCCCTCGTCCTATTTCTGGTCCCTACACAAACAATGTTGATTCAACAATTCATACAAGTATACAG GACAGGCAGGATGATTTGAGATCTATGGTTCCACCGTCAGTTGCACCCAGAATCGATTCAACAGTGTGCACCAAtacagtccaatataatggtgctGATCCTAGAAATCCTCCTGTTATGCAGGTTTCAGATTGTAATACTGCTTTTAACAGTTGCCCAGTGCCTCCAGTGAATAATATCCAACAACCTGATGGCCCGAACTTTCACAATGCCTACCCTCCACAACCTCTCCTTCCTGCACCTACAAATCAGTTTGCATATGTTAATTCTGCCCCGCATGTGAATTTGATGAGGGATGCACCTCCTCCATACACTGACAGATACTCTTCACTAAACTTCGATGGTGCAAATTATTATCACAGCCATGAGAGAATGAACCTGGCCCCAAATGAACCTAGAGAGAGCTGGAGGTATCCTCCACCACCTTTCTCTG GACCCTGGTATGCTGATAACGCCAATTCATCTTATGGCCATGGCCATGGTTCTTATGGTGGGCCCCAATGTGAGCCAACAAGGTTTCCAAACGAGGGATGGGGCTTCCGCCCTCCTCCAATGGATCACAGAAACTTCTTTCCTGGCAGACCACCTGCAGAAG
- the LOC107912416 gene encoding protein HUA2-LIKE 3 isoform X2 codes for MAPSRRKSASKAAAAAAARRQWKVGDLVLAKVKGFPAWPATVSEPEKWGYSSDWKKVMVYFFGTQQIAFCNPADVEAFTEEKKQSLLTKRQGKGADFVRAVQEIIDSYEKSKKRDQVDNYNSADGVTQANCGNSGDSSVSKDVTDTCEATEIALADARIDALHEKESVSEQPLDTLLVKEEPILTTYSSRKRSGSVRCQKSIGQQKASPVQRGRSSTRVESSRFQNFMMSSNDGRCVSNVSANVIQNGSQRRKKQIRKSTDASECDDVDLPVLMLNGRIDENGSDIATFDSDAGSFNDGSSMDCSCKPEHPGTVVECLEGDAELSNGLDFQIKALVIKRKRKPFRKLVNIDPAEPLAESDLSLGISNTRQNLQNTCDNLNERYSKDDGDEHLPLLKRARVRMGKLLAADEFVSSSRMEEKPISEGTVNLLHLQQMSPSSSDNDSPTERDSLLLKGALINVSPSKGDSEVQGSRLESLKVLRNQLGCLAGGEAALPPSKRLHRALEAMSANAADEDQAIAELSATMKTLDDESHDSLLSSHVTVEDKEANVLEEHGRDLIANSDSGMFFVSNSMPSDKFVESSVEPLVCCQPVKSPKNQKHVLDEDVFVEPMNHVSCNTHNSQCLDHSSPNPEKSQASFRSNCGSLYQKFTSNDDLDAEPAGMSNFGAENPDEQFNTSEHADMSSDPVTVTGKTCEVSPQDGSKSEPLKSQINDSSLVNSMHEVEEEFQPEMRQKTTSSLNLDDNSDKDVAGAQLSPCSADGVDSPARVSPSNASLCHVSTSDSASIVHSNGYCSPNVHLCPNKVLCVSNADDEAKADSVTFERPKSVSKCSTYTDAQAVLLSFENMLVILTRTKESIARATRIAIDCAKFGVSANKVVEIIARNLERESSLHKRVDLFFLVDSITQCSRGLKGDVGDIYPSAIQAALPRLLNAAAPPGPNAQENHRQCLKVLRLWLERRILPESVVRHHIRELDSLSVSSSGGVFSRRSARTERALDDPIRDMEGMLVDEYGSNSSFQLPGFCMPRMLNEEDEGSDSDGESFEAVTPEHYSGGPEEQEANPASEKRRHILEDVDGELEMEDVAPEIEMSSTSCATGINTAQTLQEHCDQHFPLPFAPPLPHDVHPSSPPLPSSPPPPPPPPPPLPPPIPRPISGPYTNNVDSTIHTSIQAG; via the exons ATGGCGCCCAGCCGAAGGAAAAGCGCCAGTAAGGCGGCTGCTGCGGCTGCCGCTCGCCGCCAATGGAAAGTCGGCGATCTTGTCCTCGCTAAAGTCAAAGGTTTCCCTGCTTGGCCTGCTACG GTAAGTGAGCCTGAGAAGTGGGGCTATTCATCTGATTGGAAGAAAGTTATGGTTTACTTTTTTGGAACACAGCAAAT AGCATTCTGTAATCCTGCTGATGTTGAAGCATTTACAGAAGAGAAGAAACAATCTCTTTTGACCAAACGTCAGGGGAAGGGTGCAGATTTTGTTCGTGCAGTCCAGGAAATTATTGACAGTTATGAGAAGTCAAAGAAGCGGGATCAAGTTGATAACTATAATTCTGCTGATGGAGTTACTCAGGCAAATTGTGGGAACTCAGGGGACTCATCTGTGTCAAAGGATGTGACTGACACTTGTGAGGCAACCGAGATTGCTCTAGCTGATGCAAGAATTGATGCTCTGCATGAAAAAGAATCAGTCTCGGAACAACCTTTAGATACATTACTGGTTAAAGAAGAACCTATTTTGACCACATACTCGTCAAGAAAAAGATCTGGAAGCGTACGATGTCAAAAATCTATTGGACAGCAGAAGGCATCACCGGTTCAAAGAGGTAGAAGCTCAACAAGGGTGGAATCCTCTAGATTCCAGAACTTTATGATGTCATCTAATGATGGTAGGTGTGTCTCTAATGTATCTGCAAATGTGATCCAGAATGGATCCCAAAGGAGGAAAAAACAAATCAGGAAGTCTACAGATGCATCTGAGTGCGATGATGTGGACTTACCTGTGTTAATGCTGAATGGTAGAATTGATGAAAATGGGTCTGATATTGCCACTTTTGATTCTGATGCGGGTAGTTTTAATGATGGCAGCTCTATGGATTGTAGTTGTAAACCTGAACACCCTGGGACTGTTGTTGAGTGTTTGGAGGGAGATGCTGAGTTGAGCAACGGGCTTGATTTCCAAATAAAGGCTCTCGTCATTAAGAGAAAAAGGAAACCATTTAGAAAGCTGGTGAACATTGATCCTGCTGAGCCTCTTGCAGAATCAGATCTGAGTTTAGGAATCAGTAATACGAGACAAAATTTGCAGAATACTTGTGATAATTTAAATGAGAGATATTCCAAAGATGATGGAGATGAGCACCTACCGTTGTTGAAAAGAGCAAGAGTTCGCATGGGCAAACTGTTAGCTGCCGATGAGTTTGTTAGTTCGTCACGAATGGAAGAAAAGCCTATTAGTGAAGGCACCGTCAATTTATTGCATTTGCAGCAGATGAGTCCATCAAGCAGTGACAATGATTCTCCTACTGAGAGAGACTCTTTGTTGTTGAAGGGTGCTTTGATTAATGTATCACCTTCAAAAGGTGACAGTGAAGTTCAAGGGAGTAGGCTGGAATCTTTGAAAGTTTTGAGAAATCAGTTAGGGTGTTTGGCAGGCGGTGAAGCTGCCTTGCCTCCATCTAAACGCCTCCATCGTGCTTTGGAAGCTATGTCAGCTAATGCTGCTGATGAAGATCAGGCAATTGCTGAACTTTCTGCAACCATGAAAACATTAGATGATGAAAGTCACGACTCTCTGTTGAGTTCTCATGTAACTGTTGAGGACAAAGAAGCTAACGTGTTGGAGGAACATGGCAGGGATTTGATTGCTAATAGTGATTCTGGCATGTTTTTCGTATCAAACTCGATGCCTTCAGATAAGTTTGTTGAATCTTCTGTGGAACCACTTGTTTGCTGTCAACCTGTGAAGAGTCCTAAGAATCAAAAGCATGTACTAGATGAGGATGTCTTTGTGGAGCCTATGAACCATGTTAGTTGTAATACTCATAACAGCCAATGTTTAGACCATTCATCCCCTAATCCTGAGAAAAGCCAAGCtagtttcagatctaattgtggTTCTTTATATCAAAAGTTCACTTCAAATGATGATTTGGATGCTGAACCTGCTGGCATGAGCAATTTCGGGGCTGAAAATCCTGATGAACAGTTTAATACTTCAGAACATGCTGACATGAGTTCTGATCCTGTCACTGTGACTGGGAAAACTTGTGAAGTTTCTCCTCAAGATGGCTCCAAAAGTGAGCCACTGAAGTCTCAAATTAATGACAGCAGCTTAGTCAACAGCAT GCATGAGGTTGAGGAAGAGTTTCAACCTGAAATGAGGCAGAAGACAACTTCTAGTTTGAATCTTGATGACAACTCAGACAAGGATGTTGCGGGTGCCCAGTTAAGTCCATGTTCAGCTGATGGAGTAGATTCTCCTGCGCGGGTCTCTCCTTCAAATGCCTCTCTTTGTCATGTTTCTACCTCAGATAGTGCTAGTATTGTTCATAGCAATGGGTATTGTAGTCCAAATGTCCATTTGTGTCCCAACAAAGTTTTATGTGTTTCAAATGCTGACGATGAAGCCAAAGCTGATTCTGTGACCTTTGAAAGACCAAAATCTGTCAGTAAGTGCAGTACTTACACTGATGCACAAGCTGTTCTGTTGTCTTttgaaaatatgcttgtgatctTAACGAGGACAAAGGAGAGCATTGCTCGTGCAACACGAATAGCAATTGATTGTGCCAAATTTGGTGTCTCTGCTAATAAG GTTGTGGAAATTATTGCTCGAAATTTGGAGAGGGAGTCAAGCTTACACAAAAGGGTGGATTTGTTCTTTCTTGTGGACTCCATTACTCAGTGCTCCCGGGGTTTGAAAg GTGATGTTGGTGATATCTACCCTTCAGCTATTCAAGCAGCACTTCCTCGTCTACTCAACGCTGCAGCTCCCCCTGGACCTAATGCACAGGAAAATCATCGGCAATGCTTGAAG GTTTTGAGACTTTGGTTGGAAAGAAGAATCCTTCCAGAATCTGTTGTTCGGCACCATATACGAGAACTTGATTCACTTAGTGTTTCATCTTCTGGTGGTGTCTTTTCTCGTCGTTCAGCTAGAACAGAGAGAGCTTTGGATGATCCTATTAGAGACATGGAGGGTATGCTTGTTGATGAGTATGGCAG CAATTCAAGTTTTCAGCTCCCCGGATTTTGCATGCCTCGAATGCTCAATGAGGAGGATGAGGGTAGTGATTCTGATGGAGAAAGTTTTGAGGCTGTCACTCCAGAGCACTATTCTGGAGGTCCTGAAGAACAAGAGGCAAACCCTGCAAGTGAAAAGCGCAGACATATTTTGGAAGATGTTGATGGTGAACTTGAAATGGAGGATGTTGCTCCTGAGATTGAAATGAGTTCAACTAGTTGTGCTACTGGAATCAATACTGCACAAACTTTGCAAGAGCATTGTGATCAGCATTTTCCATTGCCATTTGCCCCACCTTTACCTCACGATGTGCATCCGTCATCACCACCACTGCCATCATCTCCACCTCCGCCACCCCCTCCACCGCCTCCTCTTCCTCCACCCATCCCTCGTCCTATTTCTGGTCCCTACACAAACAATGTTGATTCAACAATTCATACAAGTATACAG GCAGGATGA